From the Quadrisphaera sp. RL12-1S genome, one window contains:
- a CDS encoding phytoene desaturase family protein, translated as MSTSDDRRRASRPQDGEVDVVVVGAGPNGLSAAVVLASAGLRVQVHEQAAQPGGGTRTVESTLPGFRHDHCSIAHPAGAASPFFDAFDLGASGVEWLQPQTPFGHPLDGGRAALAHRDLERTADGLGRDGAAWRSLLGPLVERSHEVVSLTQSDLRTFPGVPRSAGAAAGTAATAVRLGLRALEQGSPAWDLRFRTDEAPALLTGASAHNIGDPRDLSSAGAGLYLAAMAHAGGWPVARGGSQALADALVAELERLGGSVVLGHRVHDLSELPRARALLLDLTPSGLLDVAGDRLPPSVAAQLRRYRYGGAVCKVDYALSGPVPWTAPGLAEAGTLHLGGTRAEVRAVEREVRAGRHPRRPFCIVVQPGVVDPTRAPAGRHTLWTYAHAPRGSRRDLEPEVTAQLERFAPGFRDLVLASTTTTAAELGAENPSIPGGDVAAGAVTPWQLVMRPLPRWDPYRVPGLDGTYLCGAATPPGPAVHGMNGVHAARRVLRQRFGDRRDPLDLVRAARAPLTRP; from the coding sequence GTGAGCACCTCGGACGACCGGCGACGCGCGAGCCGCCCCCAGGACGGCGAGGTCGACGTCGTCGTCGTCGGAGCAGGTCCGAACGGACTGTCAGCAGCGGTGGTGCTGGCCAGCGCGGGCCTGCGGGTGCAGGTGCACGAGCAGGCGGCGCAGCCCGGTGGCGGCACGCGGACGGTGGAGAGCACGCTGCCGGGGTTCCGGCACGACCACTGCTCGATCGCCCACCCCGCCGGGGCCGCGAGCCCGTTCTTCGACGCCTTCGACCTGGGCGCCTCCGGGGTGGAGTGGCTGCAGCCGCAGACGCCCTTCGGCCACCCCCTCGACGGCGGCCGCGCCGCGCTGGCCCACCGCGACCTGGAGCGCACGGCCGACGGGCTGGGCCGCGACGGCGCCGCGTGGCGGTCGCTGCTGGGGCCGCTGGTCGAGCGATCGCACGAGGTGGTCTCGCTGACGCAGTCCGACCTGCGGACGTTCCCGGGGGTCCCGCGCTCCGCCGGCGCCGCCGCGGGCACCGCCGCCACGGCGGTGCGCCTCGGCCTGCGGGCGCTGGAGCAGGGCAGCCCCGCGTGGGACCTGCGGTTCCGCACCGACGAGGCGCCCGCGCTCCTGACGGGCGCGTCCGCGCACAACATCGGCGACCCGCGCGACCTGTCGTCGGCGGGCGCCGGCCTGTACCTGGCAGCGATGGCGCACGCCGGCGGCTGGCCCGTGGCGCGCGGCGGCAGCCAGGCGCTGGCGGACGCGCTGGTCGCCGAGCTCGAGCGCCTCGGCGGCTCCGTGGTGCTCGGCCACCGGGTGCACGACCTGTCCGAGCTGCCCCGGGCGCGCGCCCTGCTGCTCGACCTCACGCCGAGCGGTCTGCTCGACGTCGCCGGTGACCGGCTGCCGCCGTCGGTGGCGGCGCAGCTGCGGCGCTACCGCTACGGCGGCGCGGTCTGCAAGGTCGACTACGCGCTGTCGGGTCCCGTGCCGTGGACCGCCCCCGGGCTGGCCGAGGCGGGCACGCTGCACCTCGGCGGCACGCGCGCGGAGGTGCGCGCCGTCGAGCGGGAGGTGCGCGCCGGCCGCCACCCGCGCCGGCCGTTCTGCATCGTCGTCCAGCCCGGTGTGGTGGACCCCACGCGCGCCCCGGCGGGCCGGCACACGCTGTGGACGTACGCGCACGCCCCGCGCGGCTCGCGCCGCGACCTCGAGCCGGAGGTGACCGCGCAGCTGGAGCGCTTCGCGCCGGGGTTCCGCGACCTGGTGCTCGCCAGCACGACGACGACGGCCGCCGAGCTGGGCGCGGAGAACCCGAGCATCCCCGGCGGCGACGTCGCGGCCGGGGCCGTCACGCCGTGGCAGCTGGTGATGCGCCCGCTGCCGCGGTGGGACCCGTACCGGGTGCCGGGGCTCGACGGCACCTACCTCTGCGGCGCAGCGACGCCGCCCGGGCCGGCCGTGCACGGCATGAACGGCGTGCACGCCGCGCGGCGGGTGCTGCGGCAGCGCTTCGGCGACCGCCGCGACCCGCTCGACCTGGTCCGCGCCGCCCGCGCCCCCCTCACCCGTCCGTGA
- a CDS encoding FtsB family cell division protein yields MAPARPSSRSAAAGSRPGVRLRRRPGRAPGEPVSSRPAPAARPRTTDPDTTGRARGLTARGAALVAVGLVAAASLLGPVRAYAEQRSELSALQDDITAREQRVAALQAESARWDDPAYATAQARARFGYVLPGETGYAVLGAPSPAPSSAAVSPTATATPGPTSLLDRVRSGLGLDGGAAAPTPSVTPADIASPTGAAPQVTPSAPTTPAAP; encoded by the coding sequence GTGGCCCCCGCCAGACCCTCCTCCCGGAGCGCGGCAGCCGGCAGCCGACCCGGCGTCCGGCTGCGCCGCCGTCCCGGCCGCGCCCCCGGCGAGCCCGTGAGCAGCCGCCCCGCGCCCGCGGCGCGCCCGCGCACCACCGACCCGGACACCACCGGGCGGGCGCGCGGCCTCACCGCCCGCGGTGCGGCGCTGGTGGCCGTGGGCCTCGTGGCGGCCGCGTCGCTGCTCGGCCCGGTGCGCGCCTACGCGGAGCAGCGCTCCGAGCTCAGCGCCCTGCAGGACGACATCACCGCGCGCGAGCAGCGGGTGGCGGCCCTGCAGGCCGAGTCCGCCCGCTGGGACGACCCCGCCTACGCCACCGCCCAGGCGCGCGCCCGCTTCGGGTACGTGCTGCCGGGCGAGACCGGCTACGCCGTCCTCGGCGCGCCGTCCCCGGCGCCCAGCTCGGCGGCCGTCTCGCCGACGGCCACCGCCACGCCCGGTCCGACCTCGCTGCTCGACCGCGTGCGCTCCGGGCTGGGCCTGGACGGCGGCGCGGCCGCGCCGACGCCGTCGGTCACCCCGGCGGACATCGCCTCGCCGACCGGTGCGGCGCCGCAGGTGACCCCGTCGGCCCCGACCACCCCGGCGGCGCCGTGA
- a CDS encoding response regulator transcription factor, with protein sequence MTTVLVADDDLDIRELVAFKLTQAGYEVRSAPDGAAALDAARAGGVDIVVLDLMMPGLSGLDVCAELRRSPVTAALPVIMLTARAQDQDVASGFAAGADDYVVKPFSPRELVSRVQAVLGRARP encoded by the coding sequence ATGACCACCGTCCTCGTCGCTGACGACGACCTCGACATCCGCGAGCTCGTCGCCTTCAAGCTCACGCAGGCCGGCTACGAGGTGCGCTCTGCGCCCGACGGCGCCGCGGCGCTGGACGCCGCCCGCGCCGGCGGCGTGGACATCGTGGTGCTCGACCTCATGATGCCGGGGCTGTCGGGTCTGGACGTCTGCGCCGAGCTGCGCCGCAGCCCCGTCACCGCCGCGCTGCCGGTCATCATGCTCACGGCGCGCGCGCAGGACCAGGACGTGGCCAGCGGCTTCGCCGCCGGTGCCGACGACTACGTGGTCAAGCCCTTCAGCCCCCGCGAGCTGGTCAGCCGCGTGCAGGCCGTGCTGGGACGGGCGCGGCCGTGA
- a CDS encoding HEAT repeat domain-containing protein gives MTFLAVVVAGLVLVSALVLGLALAIAAVRGLRARREARRRAVAEPLRPLILEVAVGEGEEATAAADALTALDAAAWRTVEPAVLLVLGKVRGDGQRLLVELLAVRGVITRERAGLHARSAVRRATAAELLGAAAYAPAVPELAALLHDDDAEVRLVAARALGRAGAPGAVGVLEDDATGRAAQALLAALAGERPAAPPDVVARSLLLLGAPATGALRTALSDPSALVRLTAAEVLGRLGASAAAGDLEDLVLRDGSDAVRARAATALGRLGAPTSASALRAATSPSSAASVRRAAAVALGEVGDPTALRCLWGLLDDRDAHLAAAAAAALLALGAPGARVLAQVAGQSAGGSPQAVARAHEVLVCAELAEVLPAASAAEVGSVRADAAARDAAAAAPAGAGALVGAGA, from the coding sequence GTGACCTTCCTCGCCGTCGTCGTCGCCGGGCTGGTGCTCGTCTCCGCGCTGGTGCTGGGGCTGGCGCTGGCGATCGCCGCCGTCCGCGGGCTGCGGGCGCGCCGCGAGGCGCGCCGGCGCGCCGTCGCCGAGCCGCTGCGCCCCCTCATCCTCGAGGTGGCCGTGGGGGAGGGGGAGGAGGCCACCGCGGCCGCTGACGCCCTCACCGCCCTGGACGCCGCCGCGTGGCGCACCGTGGAGCCGGCCGTGCTCCTGGTGCTGGGCAAGGTGCGCGGTGATGGCCAGCGGCTGCTGGTGGAGCTGCTCGCCGTCCGCGGGGTCATCACGCGGGAGCGGGCGGGGCTGCACGCCCGCAGCGCCGTGCGCCGCGCCACCGCGGCGGAGCTGCTCGGTGCCGCCGCGTACGCCCCGGCGGTGCCGGAGCTGGCCGCGCTGCTGCACGACGACGACGCCGAGGTGCGGCTCGTGGCGGCGCGGGCCCTGGGCCGCGCCGGTGCTCCCGGTGCCGTGGGGGTGCTCGAGGACGACGCCACGGGCCGGGCCGCGCAGGCGCTGCTCGCCGCCCTGGCGGGGGAGCGCCCCGCCGCACCGCCGGACGTGGTGGCCCGCTCGCTGCTGCTGCTCGGGGCCCCGGCGACGGGCGCCCTGCGCACCGCCCTGTCCGACCCGAGCGCCCTGGTGCGGCTGACGGCGGCCGAGGTGCTGGGCCGCCTGGGCGCCAGCGCCGCCGCCGGTGACCTGGAGGACCTCGTGCTGCGCGACGGCTCCGACGCGGTGCGCGCCCGCGCGGCCACGGCCCTGGGCCGCCTCGGCGCGCCCACGTCGGCCTCCGCCCTGCGCGCCGCGACCAGCCCCTCCAGCGCCGCCTCGGTGCGCCGCGCCGCGGCGGTGGCCCTCGGCGAGGTGGGCGACCCCACCGCGCTGCGCTGCCTGTGGGGGCTCCTGGACGACCGCGACGCCCACCTCGCCGCCGCCGCCGCGGCGGCCCTGCTCGCCCTGGGAGCCCCCGGCGCGAGGGTGCTGGCGCAGGTGGCCGGGCAGTCCGCCGGCGGCTCGCCGCAGGCCGTGGCCCGCGCCCACGAGGTGCTGGTCTGCGCGGAGCTCGCCGAGGTGCTGCCCGCGGCCTCCGCCGCGGAGGTCGGGTCCGTCCGCGCCGACGCCGCGGCGCGGGACGCCGCGGCCGCCGCGCCCGCGGGTGCCGGTGCGCTCGTGGGGGCCGGCGCGTGA
- a CDS encoding glycosyltransferase family 2 protein: MSGLWPEVGAAAQAALEAVGTAGVQAHAELLGGTVRGTVVVLVQLLGLPVLLYVLAINSSYLVLIGLAGADMGRYLRRGRFRGVEDASASPLTQSVSVVVPAFDEEASVVGSVSAMLALRHPRHEVVVVDDGSTDATFALLREAFDLVEVPRSLPRDVPVRGAVRSVHVPRGGRAPLVVVRKDNGGRADAVNAGINAARHELVCITDADSVLDPDALLTVSRPFADDPVRVVATGGAVRAVNGSALVGGRVADVRMPRGWTARFQVVEYLRAFCVGRAGWSRLGSLVLISGAFGMYRRDVLVEVGGLDPTCIGEDFELTVRLHRHLRDAGREHRVVFVPEPASWTEVPATPAVLARQRRRWQRGLAETLWRHRGMIGNPRYGRIGLLALPYYVLFELVAPVIELLGVVLTPLAVAFGLVPWRAALLLMVLCYGYAVMVTVAALLVEELSFHRSQRWRDLARGLAASVLENAGHRQLTALWRVQGLWSLLRGQQQVWGSMDRQGLAAGPRPGAATGVVELPDTRGSGRPLTGARR, translated from the coding sequence GTGAGCGGGCTGTGGCCCGAGGTGGGGGCCGCCGCGCAGGCGGCCCTCGAGGCGGTGGGCACCGCCGGCGTCCAGGCCCACGCCGAGCTGCTCGGCGGCACCGTGCGCGGCACGGTGGTGGTGCTCGTGCAGCTGCTCGGCCTGCCGGTGCTGCTGTACGTGCTGGCCATCAACTCCAGCTACCTCGTGCTCATCGGCCTGGCCGGCGCGGACATGGGCCGCTACCTGCGCCGCGGGCGCTTCCGCGGCGTGGAGGACGCCAGCGCCTCGCCGCTGACGCAGTCGGTGTCCGTGGTGGTGCCGGCGTTCGACGAGGAGGCCTCCGTGGTCGGGTCGGTGAGCGCCATGCTCGCGCTGCGCCACCCGCGCCACGAGGTCGTCGTCGTCGACGACGGCTCCACCGACGCCACGTTCGCGCTGCTGCGCGAGGCCTTCGACCTGGTCGAGGTGCCCCGCAGCCTCCCGCGGGACGTGCCCGTGCGCGGCGCCGTCCGCAGCGTGCACGTGCCCCGCGGCGGGCGCGCGCCGCTGGTGGTGGTCCGCAAGGACAACGGCGGCCGCGCGGACGCCGTCAACGCCGGCATCAACGCCGCGCGCCACGAGCTGGTCTGCATCACCGACGCCGACTCCGTGCTCGACCCGGACGCGCTGCTCACCGTGTCGCGGCCGTTCGCCGACGACCCGGTCCGCGTGGTGGCCACCGGCGGCGCCGTGCGCGCCGTCAACGGCTCCGCCCTGGTCGGTGGCCGCGTGGCGGACGTGCGGATGCCGCGCGGCTGGACCGCCCGCTTCCAGGTGGTGGAGTACCTGCGGGCCTTCTGCGTGGGGCGTGCCGGCTGGTCGAGGCTCGGCTCGCTGGTGCTCATCTCCGGCGCGTTCGGCATGTACCGCCGCGACGTGCTCGTGGAGGTCGGCGGGCTGGACCCCACGTGCATCGGTGAGGACTTCGAGCTGACGGTGCGCCTGCACCGGCACCTGCGCGACGCCGGCCGCGAGCACCGCGTGGTGTTCGTGCCCGAGCCCGCCAGCTGGACCGAGGTGCCCGCCACGCCTGCCGTGCTGGCCCGCCAGCGCCGCCGCTGGCAGCGGGGCCTGGCGGAGACGCTGTGGCGCCACCGCGGCATGATCGGCAACCCCCGGTACGGGCGCATCGGCCTGCTGGCGCTGCCGTACTACGTGCTCTTCGAGCTGGTGGCCCCGGTCATCGAGCTGCTGGGCGTGGTGCTCACGCCGCTGGCGGTGGCCTTCGGACTGGTGCCCTGGAGGGCGGCGCTGCTGCTCATGGTGCTCTGCTACGGCTACGCGGTCATGGTCACCGTGGCGGCGCTGCTGGTGGAGGAGCTCTCCTTCCACCGCTCCCAGCGCTGGCGCGACCTGGCCCGGGGCCTGGCGGCCTCCGTGCTGGAGAACGCCGGGCACCGCCAGCTGACGGCGCTGTGGCGCGTGCAGGGGCTGTGGTCCCTGCTGCGCGGGCAGCAGCAGGTGTGGGGCTCGATGGACCGCCAAGGCCTCGCCGCCGGTCCGCGACCCGGTGCGGCTACCGGTGTGGTGGAGCTGCCCGACACCCGCGGGTCCGGCAGACCGCTGACCGGAGCCCGGCGGTGA
- a CDS encoding DUF501 domain-containing protein, whose amino-acid sequence MEVPGGQPAAPEPAGLSEQDREAVRRQLGRPPRGAASTAHRCPCGRPDVVATAPRLEDGTPFPTTFYLTCPRAASLVGTLEASGLMREMAARLEDDDELAASYRAAHEDYLARRAVLEAQLGEVPEIAGVSAGGMPSRVKCLHALLGHALAAGPGTNPLGDEVREALGEWWAEGPCA is encoded by the coding sequence CTGGAGGTGCCGGGCGGGCAGCCCGCGGCACCGGAGCCGGCGGGGCTGTCCGAGCAGGACCGGGAGGCCGTGCGGCGCCAGCTCGGCAGGCCCCCGCGGGGCGCCGCCAGCACCGCGCACCGCTGTCCGTGCGGGCGTCCCGACGTCGTGGCCACCGCGCCGCGCCTGGAGGACGGCACGCCGTTCCCCACCACCTTCTACCTGACGTGCCCGAGGGCGGCGTCGCTGGTCGGCACCCTGGAGGCCTCCGGCCTCATGCGGGAGATGGCGGCGCGCCTCGAGGACGACGACGAGCTCGCGGCGTCCTACCGGGCGGCGCACGAGGACTACCTCGCGAGGCGCGCGGTGCTGGAGGCGCAGCTGGGGGAGGTCCCCGAGATCGCCGGGGTCTCGGCCGGGGGGATGCCCTCGCGGGTGAAGTGCCTCCACGCGCTGCTGGGGCACGCCCTGGCGGCCGGCCCGGGCACCAACCCGCTGGGCGACGAGGTGCGTGAGGCGCTCGGCGAGTGGTGGGCCGAGGGCCCCTGCGCCTGA
- a CDS encoding ATP-binding protein → MRGAQPLAVGLRGWLALLVVLLVLLAGAGAAALLLSDVRHAAAARLDDLAQTSTALVVAASDAGASEGAAAQAAQVSALGGQLRALARTDAEQRAVEREVAAAQAWVHRAPPSAPPSAPPSAETSGAPSDLLAAHQALVEGVAAEQTDLREQQARVRDTSLVVVGLVLAGALALTLLLAVRVRRGLVAPLADVAAVLGALTSGDHARRADSGRGPAEVRAVARWVNALADEGARTRTAAERSAALRSLASEVGRLARDPIDPQGSLAEALRVLGEGLGVDRAWVRLVDGAQGAPWGPRGGTGGRAHQASRPTGAAMAPLQGSWAREGAPPVVEDVGDVAEALPDWLQRVWEADAHFSVTDLAALVASGSAEPATVDFAERTGATAVLLVPVGAGEAAVGALTVFTHDGPRTWTDEEVDLLRSVASDLGRAVVVTRLLAGSEALVEQLRELDVRKSTFLATVSHELRTPLTSIAGYVEMLREGGAGDLDDGVDRMLAVVERNTVRLRVLIEDLLALSHIEDGAPRGVHEPVAVGDLVREVVDSHRGPATASGVHLEVDVDLDAELVGALRVTGDPASLGRALAGLVSNAVKFTPAGGSVLVRVLRDGPHCLVEVVDTGIGIPLAEQGGLFTRFFRASNATALAVPGAGLGLTIARSLVEHHGGQLVIASTPETGTTARVLLPSAVPAEAVGAPS, encoded by the coding sequence GTGAGGGGCGCGCAGCCGCTCGCCGTGGGCCTGCGCGGCTGGCTCGCGCTGCTCGTGGTCCTGCTGGTGCTGCTCGCCGGGGCCGGAGCCGCGGCGCTGCTGCTGAGCGACGTCCGCCACGCCGCCGCCGCCCGCCTCGACGACCTCGCCCAGACGAGCACCGCCCTGGTGGTGGCGGCCTCCGACGCGGGGGCCTCCGAGGGCGCCGCGGCGCAGGCGGCCCAGGTCTCGGCCCTGGGTGGGCAGCTGCGGGCGCTGGCCCGCACCGACGCCGAGCAGCGGGCCGTCGAGCGCGAGGTGGCGGCCGCCCAGGCGTGGGTCCACCGCGCACCGCCCTCCGCACCGCCCTCCGCACCGCCCTCCGCCGAGACCTCCGGCGCACCGAGCGACCTGCTCGCCGCCCACCAGGCGCTCGTCGAGGGCGTGGCGGCCGAGCAGACGGACCTGCGGGAGCAGCAGGCGCGCGTGCGCGACACCTCCCTCGTCGTCGTCGGCCTGGTCCTCGCGGGCGCTCTGGCCCTCACGCTGCTCCTCGCCGTCCGCGTGCGCCGCGGGCTCGTGGCGCCCCTGGCCGACGTCGCCGCCGTGCTGGGGGCGCTCACCTCCGGTGACCACGCCCGCCGCGCCGACAGCGGGCGCGGCCCGGCCGAGGTGCGTGCCGTCGCCCGGTGGGTCAACGCCCTCGCCGACGAGGGGGCCCGCACCCGCACCGCCGCCGAGCGCTCCGCCGCGCTCCGCAGCCTCGCCAGCGAGGTGGGCCGGCTCGCCCGCGACCCGATCGACCCGCAGGGCTCGCTCGCCGAGGCCCTGCGGGTGCTGGGGGAGGGCCTCGGCGTGGACCGGGCGTGGGTGCGGCTCGTCGACGGCGCCCAGGGAGCCCCCTGGGGCCCGCGCGGCGGCACCGGCGGTCGGGCCCACCAGGCCAGCCGGCCCACCGGCGCGGCGATGGCCCCGCTGCAGGGCAGCTGGGCCCGTGAGGGCGCACCGCCCGTGGTGGAGGACGTCGGTGACGTCGCCGAGGCCCTGCCGGACTGGCTCCAGCGGGTCTGGGAGGCCGACGCCCACTTCTCCGTCACCGACCTGGCCGCCCTCGTGGCCAGCGGTTCCGCCGAGCCCGCCACCGTCGACTTCGCCGAGCGCACCGGCGCCACCGCCGTGCTGCTGGTGCCCGTGGGCGCCGGTGAGGCCGCCGTCGGGGCGCTGACGGTCTTCACCCACGACGGTCCGCGCACCTGGACCGACGAGGAGGTCGACCTGCTGCGCTCGGTGGCCTCCGACCTCGGCCGGGCCGTGGTGGTGACCCGGCTGCTGGCCGGCTCCGAGGCGCTCGTGGAGCAGCTGCGCGAGCTGGACGTGCGCAAGTCCACGTTCCTCGCCACCGTCTCCCACGAGCTGCGCACCCCGCTGACCAGCATCGCCGGCTACGTGGAGATGCTCCGCGAGGGAGGAGCCGGGGACCTCGACGACGGCGTCGACCGCATGCTCGCCGTGGTCGAGCGCAACACCGTGCGCCTGCGCGTGCTCATCGAGGACCTCCTCGCCCTGTCCCACATCGAGGACGGCGCCCCGCGCGGCGTCCACGAGCCCGTCGCCGTCGGCGACCTGGTGCGGGAGGTGGTGGACTCCCACCGCGGCCCGGCCACCGCCTCGGGCGTGCACCTGGAGGTGGACGTCGACCTCGACGCCGAGCTGGTCGGCGCCCTGCGGGTCACGGGTGACCCGGCCTCGCTCGGTCGCGCGCTCGCGGGCCTGGTCTCCAACGCGGTGAAGTTCACGCCGGCCGGCGGGTCCGTCCTCGTGCGCGTGCTGCGCGACGGGCCCCACTGCCTCGTGGAGGTGGTGGACACCGGCATCGGCATCCCGCTGGCCGAGCAGGGGGGCCTGTTCACGCGCTTCTTCCGCGCCAGCAACGCCACGGCGCTCGCGGTGCCGGGCGCCGGCCTCGGGCTGACCATCGCCCGCTCGCTGGTGGAGCACCACGGCGGTCAGCTGGTCATCGCGTCCACCCCGGAGACGGGGACGACCGCGCGGGTGCTGCTGCCCAGCGCCGTCCCCGCCGAGGCGGTCGGCGCCCCCTCCTGA
- a CDS encoding sensor histidine kinase — protein MSSSPVEQEAAQAAPPAPDAADAPRAALLRRVRAATGWPWASLELAEHLLPTSLGALAAERGTAVHLPDAADASAAPDLAGNPWVDGRIARTRALAAVPVTGPGGDLLGVLVARDDAPHAPSAEREQALADLAALAAGAVMAHRQSRALGGLAAAVAAADQRVALAQAGLADRHDLLEAVLDTADVGVVALDASGRVSVLSPLVRAWAGLPDHLEAGAAARAATTALCADAAGTVLSAVRGPLLEGLAAGGESESEVVFASAAGAVVTCVCRTRVLTTATGARAGVVASLTDVTAERAARAELERSNAELEAFAGIAAHDLRSPLTVVDGYLEVLEDDAAARGDARAVGWATTARRSAGRMASLLQGLLAYATAGAPETAPRQQVPLRPLLEAVLADLAVPERAVVELPDASPVLVGDPVQLHQLLSNLVGNALKFTRAGEPAVVVCGASELPGAWELVVADHGPGVPPDQRGAVFRAFERGSHRSGAAAGRQHGRVEGHGLGLATAARIVARHGGRITLDETPGGGLTVRVRLPRP, from the coding sequence GTGTCCAGCAGCCCGGTCGAGCAGGAGGCCGCGCAGGCCGCCCCGCCCGCGCCGGACGCCGCCGACGCCCCCCGCGCCGCGCTCCTGCGTCGCGTGCGCGCGGCCACCGGCTGGCCGTGGGCGTCCCTGGAGCTGGCCGAGCACCTGCTGCCGACGTCCCTGGGCGCCCTGGCGGCCGAGCGCGGGACCGCCGTGCACCTGCCCGACGCCGCGGACGCCTCCGCAGCCCCGGACCTGGCCGGCAACCCCTGGGTGGACGGCCGCATCGCGCGCACCCGCGCGCTCGCGGCGGTGCCGGTGACCGGTCCCGGCGGCGACCTGCTCGGCGTGCTGGTCGCCCGCGACGACGCCCCGCACGCGCCGAGCGCGGAGCGGGAGCAGGCCCTGGCCGACCTCGCGGCCCTGGCCGCGGGAGCGGTGATGGCCCACCGCCAGTCCCGCGCGCTGGGCGGTCTCGCCGCGGCGGTCGCGGCGGCGGACCAGCGCGTGGCGCTCGCCCAGGCAGGTCTGGCGGACCGGCACGACCTGCTCGAGGCGGTGCTCGACACCGCGGATGTCGGCGTGGTCGCGCTGGACGCCAGTGGGCGGGTGAGCGTGCTGAGCCCCCTCGTGCGCGCGTGGGCGGGGCTGCCCGACCACCTCGAGGCGGGTGCCGCGGCCCGCGCGGCCACCACCGCGCTGTGCGCGGACGCGGCCGGCACCGTGCTGTCCGCGGTCCGCGGGCCCCTGCTCGAGGGGCTCGCGGCCGGTGGCGAGTCCGAGTCCGAGGTCGTGTTCGCCAGCGCCGCGGGGGCGGTGGTGACGTGCGTGTGCCGGACCCGGGTGCTGACCACCGCCACCGGCGCGCGCGCCGGCGTGGTCGCGTCCCTGACCGACGTCACCGCCGAGCGCGCGGCGCGGGCCGAGCTGGAGCGGTCCAACGCGGAGCTGGAGGCCTTCGCCGGCATCGCCGCGCACGACCTGCGCTCCCCCCTCACCGTGGTCGACGGCTACCTGGAGGTCCTCGAGGACGACGCCGCCGCCCGCGGCGACGCGCGCGCCGTCGGCTGGGCGACCACCGCCCGGCGCAGCGCCGGCCGCATGGCCTCCCTGCTGCAGGGGCTGCTCGCGTACGCCACGGCCGGGGCCCCCGAGACCGCCCCGCGCCAGCAGGTGCCGCTGAGACCGCTGCTGGAGGCGGTGCTGGCGGACCTGGCCGTCCCCGAGCGCGCCGTGGTCGAGCTGCCGGACGCCTCCCCCGTGCTCGTGGGAGACCCGGTGCAGCTGCACCAGCTGCTGAGCAACCTCGTGGGCAACGCCCTCAAGTTCACCCGCGCCGGCGAGCCCGCAGTGGTGGTGTGCGGTGCCTCGGAGCTGCCGGGCGCCTGGGAGCTGGTGGTGGCCGACCACGGCCCCGGTGTCCCGCCCGACCAGCGCGGCGCCGTGTTCCGCGCCTTCGAGCGGGGGTCGCACCGCAGCGGCGCCGCCGCGGGGCGGCAGCACGGCCGGGTGGAGGGTCACGGTCTGGGGCTGGCCACCGCCGCGCGCATCGTCGCCCGGCACGGCGGCCGGATCACCCTCGACGAGACCCCCGGTGGCGGCCTCACCGTGCGGGTCCGGCTCCCCCGTCCGTGA
- a CDS encoding Ppx/GppA phosphatase family protein, with protein MEETRTARVAAIDCGTNSLRLLVADVSFDASGAPRSLADVVRTMEVVRLGQGVDSTGEFAAEALERTLAETARVRDLLVEHGVPRDADHVRFVATSASRDARNAHLLVDGVRQLLGVAPEVITGAEEASLSFLGATGELTGAGVAGPHLVCDLGGGSTELVLGERDVQAARSVDVGCVRLHERHALSDPPTPAQVEALVADVHSALGVAAAAVPLEEARSLVGVAGTVTTVTAHALGLPTYDSARIHGSVLPVADVVAACDDLVAMPREQRAALPYMHPGRVDVIGAGALVWREVVRRVAACAGVAEVRTSEHDILDGTALALARRAAGAPA; from the coding sequence GTGGAAGAGACCCGGACAGCGCGCGTGGCCGCGATCGACTGCGGCACCAACTCCCTGCGCCTGCTGGTGGCCGACGTGTCGTTCGACGCCAGCGGCGCCCCCCGGTCCCTGGCGGACGTCGTGCGCACCATGGAGGTGGTGCGGCTCGGGCAGGGCGTCGACTCCACGGGCGAGTTCGCGGCGGAGGCGCTGGAGCGCACGCTGGCCGAGACCGCGCGGGTGAGGGACCTGCTGGTCGAGCACGGCGTGCCCCGGGACGCCGACCACGTGCGGTTCGTGGCGACCTCCGCCAGCCGCGACGCCCGCAACGCCCACCTCCTCGTCGACGGCGTCCGCCAGCTGCTGGGCGTGGCACCGGAGGTCATCACCGGCGCGGAGGAGGCCTCGCTGAGCTTCCTCGGCGCCACCGGCGAGCTCACCGGCGCCGGCGTGGCCGGCCCGCACCTCGTGTGCGACCTGGGCGGCGGCTCCACGGAGCTGGTGCTGGGGGAGCGCGACGTGCAGGCGGCGCGCTCGGTGGACGTCGGCTGCGTGCGCCTGCACGAGCGTCACGCGCTGTCCGACCCGCCGACGCCCGCCCAGGTGGAGGCCCTGGTGGCCGACGTGCACTCCGCCCTCGGCGTCGCCGCGGCCGCCGTGCCGCTGGAGGAGGCCCGCTCGCTGGTGGGCGTGGCCGGGACGGTCACCACCGTCACCGCGCACGCGCTGGGCCTGCCCACCTACGACTCCGCGCGGATCCACGGGTCCGTGCTCCCCGTGGCGGACGTCGTCGCCGCCTGCGACGACCTGGTGGCCATGCCCCGGGAGCAGCGGGCGGCCCTGCCGTACATGCACCCCGGCCGGGTGGACGTCATCGGCGCGGGCGCGCTCGTGTGGCGCGAGGTGGTGCGCCGGGTGGCCGCCTGCGCCGGTGTCGCCGAGGTCCGCACCAGCGAGCACGACATCCTCGACGGCACCGCCCTCGCGCTGGCCCGCCGCGCGGCGGGTGCCCCTGCGTGA